Proteins from a single region of Mucilaginibacter daejeonensis:
- the hemA gene encoding glutamyl-tRNA reductase, which yields MKFLKVIAFTHKQIELKELGKLVMCQENLTEKLQQVKDQFNIPELFYLSTCNRVEFVLATSQDVDKVFAQQLLQSFGMGLCPYYMDTMIDAASIYEDHDALNHLLRTSCSLESLVVGEKEILAQLRRAYEECREAGLTGDYLRMVMNCVVKTAKEVYTHTNISRNPISVVSLAYRKLKDLKQCSNSRVLIIGAGETNRNISKYLQKHKYSNFAVFNRTLANAETLAADLNGQAYDLEALKTYNKGFDVIITCTSATQPIITAEIYKTLLNGEEGRKTIVDLAVPNDTAPEVLEQFQVQYIEVNSLNEIAKKNLQERYQELVHAERIIHQNIGEFVPLLKQRRIEVAMRQVPEAIKQIREKALNSVFADEVQSLDDQSREILEKVINYMEKKYISVPMVMAKEIMIQTN from the coding sequence TTGAAGTTTTTAAAAGTTATAGCCTTTACGCACAAGCAAATTGAGCTGAAAGAACTTGGTAAACTGGTGATGTGCCAGGAGAACTTGACCGAGAAACTCCAGCAGGTCAAAGATCAGTTCAATATACCTGAATTGTTCTACCTCTCTACCTGTAACCGCGTAGAGTTCGTACTGGCCACTTCGCAAGACGTAGATAAGGTATTCGCCCAGCAGTTATTGCAGTCGTTCGGTATGGGTTTGTGTCCTTACTATATGGATACCATGATCGATGCTGCCTCTATTTATGAGGACCACGATGCCCTGAATCACCTGCTGCGTACCTCATGCTCGTTAGAGAGCCTGGTGGTTGGCGAAAAAGAGATCCTAGCCCAGTTACGTCGCGCTTACGAGGAATGCCGCGAGGCCGGCCTCACCGGCGATTACCTGCGCATGGTGATGAACTGCGTGGTCAAGACCGCTAAAGAGGTTTATACTCATACCAACATCTCACGCAATCCTATATCGGTGGTATCATTGGCCTACCGTAAGCTTAAAGATCTTAAGCAGTGCTCCAACTCACGTGTGCTGATCATTGGCGCCGGCGAGACCAACCGCAACATCTCCAAATATCTTCAAAAACATAAGTACTCCAACTTTGCCGTGTTCAACCGTACGCTGGCCAATGCCGAAACGCTCGCCGCCGACCTTAACGGACAAGCATACGATTTGGAGGCCTTGAAGACCTATAACAAGGGCTTTGATGTGATCATCACCTGTACATCGGCCACACAGCCGATCATTACGGCCGAGATATACAAGACCTTACTAAATGGCGAAGAAGGCCGCAAGACCATTGTTGACCTTGCCGTACCTAACGATACCGCCCCTGAGGTGCTGGAACAGTTCCAGGTGCAATACATCGAGGTAAACTCCTTGAACGAGATCGCCAAGAAGAACCTGCAAGAGCGCTACCAGGAATTGGTACATGCCGAGCGCATCATTCACCAGAACATTGGCGAATTCGTCCCTCTGTTGAAACAACGCCGCATTGAGGTAGCTATGCGCCAGGTGCCTGAAGCGATCAAACAGATCCGCGAAAAGGCGTTGAACTCGGTATTTGCCGACGAGGTGCAGTCGTTAGATGATCAATCAAGAGAGATACTGGAAAAGGTGATCAATTATATGGAAAAGAAGTACATCAGCGTACCCATGGTGATGGCCAAAGAGATCATGATCCAAACCAACTGA
- a CDS encoding DoxX family protein, translating into MLRNISLAILVIAYVAAGVNHFIHPEGYIDIIPDYLPYPVQLNYAAGVCEVVFGLMLIFPTTRNWGASLLILMLAAFLIVHVRMVQIAPLRVGGYFITPFIAWVRLLLQPVLMLWLYWHIRREH; encoded by the coding sequence ATGCTCAGAAATATCAGTCTGGCTATCCTGGTGATCGCCTATGTGGCCGCCGGGGTCAACCATTTCATCCATCCCGAGGGCTATATCGACATCATTCCTGATTACTTACCTTACCCGGTACAGCTTAATTACGCGGCCGGCGTGTGCGAGGTCGTGTTTGGGTTGATGCTTATTTTCCCTACCACCCGTAACTGGGGCGCCTCGCTGCTCATCCTGATGCTGGCCGCCTTCCTGATCGTGCACGTCCGTATGGTACAGATCGCGCCGCTTCGGGTCGGTGGTTACTTTATTACGCCTTTCATCGCCTGGGTACGCTTGCTGTTGCAGCCGGTGCTGATGCTATGGCTGTACTGGCATATCAGGCGCGAACACTAA